TTTAGtttcatgctctctagccttttTTATCTCGTAGGAAAGATTGAAACcccgagcgtggatctcctcgagggtttccttATGAGATTGGTGTTTGGCGATTtcagcaatccaatatgctcgagtttgagcggtctcggctgcctctctcgcttggacttgagcggcttcagcatcagcccaGTAGACGGCCATGATTTCCTCTGCcttggcctttgccttttcggcttcatatttggcctttgcaagATCGGAAGCCAACCGGGCCTCGagttcctctattttctttgcctgaatcGAGCATTTTTCCTTCACgcctcgaagctgactttcggTCAATGACAATTGGGATAAAGCAGTTTCTTTTTctacagcaaagcggtccataccttctttccaccccatGGTCTCCGCCTTTATCATGTTGACCCCCTTACGGAGCTGCCCGATCATCTCGATATTCTACTgaagctgtgagattgaaatgttagccaccattcccgaatcgagcccgtgaatttttaagattttcattaccttcTCAGTCAGGTCAGTATGATCTTGGTAatccttggccaactcggctcggagatccttgatctcctcttctctttgcccacagagaagtttaagggcatttttctcatttgtgagCCCTCGGAGGTCGGCTTCATAccgactcagctcagctcgagaccgagaaaatgCTTCCCGATTAAACGGTAAGGCCTACGCAGaaggaagaaaagaagttagacaggAAGAGAAAAACAAACACAAGGGTATTACCAACAAGGGGAGTAAAGGCTTACacgattcagagcttgctgcacTTTATTGAAAAAGCTCGATGCCTCACCCGAGTCCTTTCTCGAGACCTCCAAGTCGCTCAGGCCGGTATCATCCTCGACCCCGGTAAAATAATCATGGAAAGGATCTTCCTTTCCATGGATTCCTTCAACAGAGaggtcttcaaggcccgagccaCTCGAATCATCTCCTCGGAAAACGAGGGTAGCATCGGGGAGCCTctaatttctattgccccaagtagATCACTTAGGGCGATCTCTCTATCTCGAGGAGCCTCGAGATCAACCCCCGCAGCCGTACCCACcgttggctcattatggtgggaggcatGCTCGATCCTCGATggctcggggactttgcccgatTCTCTTTCCGAGGTTCCCTCATCTCGAGATAGAATCTATGCAGCCTTCACCGATTCAGTAgcctttggggcctcggtgctcattcTCACTCGAGCTACCAGCCCGAAATTGTCTTTTTTCTCtccttcgtcttcatcccttagacaccGAACATAGTCTTCGGTCAGGAGGATGTTGTTCTTCATTGGCTTATGAGCTGTCCTCTTCTTAGGTTCGGGATCCTCGGAGGTTGAGATTGTTTTCCTCTTTCTGTCCTTCACCGGTTTTGGTGCCGGGATCGAAGTCTCCCCCTCACCAGATAAGGGCCTCATGACagcatctttgccaaggcctgtatgaaaggaaattaagtaagaaatgcttCAAGCAAAATCGTCAAAAATATGgaaaaaggggcttaccatgagttttggcctcccatcggtcCTTTGATagatcgcgccatgagcgctcggcatacgtAGAGGTCTAAGTTAGGTCCCGAACCTAGCTTTTGAGGTTAGAAATTACACCATGCATCcaagcaaccgctacatcacgaaaAAAGATATCGATAAGAAAGAAACAAAGGAACAGAACAATAAATAGGAGCTAACAGTgggattgtacttacgcttcatattccattcctCGTGAAATGACATCTTCTCGactgggattaggtcggaagtcctcactcgaacgaaccagCTCATCCAACCTCTGtccttatcctcgtctatgctcgagaatagtaCTTTGGTAGCTcggcgttggagttttattaactcgcctCGATAGAGGCGAGGGCTGTACAACCTGATatggtggtcgagggtgaaaggcatcccctcgactttgtttACGAAGAAGCGAATCAGAATAACAATTCGACAAAAAGAAAGATGGATttagcctagggttatttggtactgGCAACAAAAATCAATGACAACGAGGTCGaaggggcccaacgtgaaagggtacgtgtaaacacttaaaaaccctttcacatgggtggtaatatcttcttcgggagccgggatcaccacttctttgttctcccagttacaatctATCCTTACCTGTTTAAGGTATCCCTtagttatcgagcacatatacctcgatactggcttgCATCGATCGGGAACCGACGAGGCTTTGTCGATCTTAATATCAGAAGTGAGAAcacccccccccctcccctcGAAAAtacactcctcaggtcgtggctcaACCAGTGTTTTGTCGCCGGCAGGCCGCGATGAAGAAGCGTCTTCTTTTTGAGGAACagtttttgatgttttcgccatttggaTTTGAAGTTGAAAATAGAGGGAGATGacaagatttggtgttctaagaAGAGATTTACAGTAAAAATCACAGATTTGCAGAAaaagaacttagaagatttggAGATTGGAGATCTCAAAGTAAAGaatggtgaaaagatgtgctatttatagatttggcgatgacggttcaatatcagcagtggccgaccatcatCTGACACACATTTAATACCGTCATGGTTGGAATTGATGCAAACGTTAGTGTATATCTAGTCATATCgttggaaaatcatatcgtttctcgccacattcttcccgagaaactatgggactatctgtatacggtcaaaacagTTTTTCCCTTCGTATAATTATTCCAGATTAAAACATGATGCACCGAGggtcgtcttcataatatcgagatgatatccgaagccaggttatcgagctcaagatttgGAGACCGATTAATACTGAGCCTGAGTCAATACCGAACTCGAGTCAATACAGAGTtcgagtcgatatcgagctcgaGGTCCGGAGCTCGATCAGTACCGAGACCAACCAAGATCGAGCTATGAGACAAAGAGTCGTTGtagccgcactaggggagagaatatcgacgggaattaaggaaaagctaattaactaatttatcatgggattttcactatgtatttttaataatataCAAAGTAGGTTATTCCACTATATAAAGAGTGGCTATTATTTCTGTAAAAGGGATCGGACATTCAGAGGAGAAAACATTGATACACTCACATTCTAAAGATTATTACATTGATATAGAGTTGAGATTATCCCTTTTTGAGCTTGGACATTAATCCATCTTGCTTGTTTATAtatcattctctactcaatttggtttgtatttcattcctttatacagtcaatattcgatatttttctacttactttttcgatttgtaccaagctataccacgtatccttagaactacgtataaattcaactttattcgttttttgggtaaacataAATTGCCCGCATAATAGTTCTCTAAGGGGAGTAATTAAAGCTCAATCTATCAAATGTACAAAATAGTTAAAGATTAAATTTGACACTTTCAGTTAAAGATGATGAAATATTTAAGTAAACAAAAAAAGAGAACTTAATGATGAGAaggataaaaacaaaaggaaattGTGTTGTGACAGGATAAATAGTCTCTTCTCAATTGACAATGACAATAGAGCAAGCCTCAAAAAATAAGGATGTAAGACGGCTACCTAAGTGATCACACGTGCTTTTCCAATTTCCAAATTAGAGCACACAAAAAAGTTTGGTTGAAGGCAGCTAAGCTTGTTTCATTAGTTGTCTCTGTTTATTATTAACTTGAAAAGACCTCCACTTTTATTTGTCTCACCTAAATTTTGCTTTATCTCGCGTCTCGACAGAAAATGGTTTTACTGGCCCTTGCCAGGTTCAATGTCATTTCAATAGGATCTACAGACAAAAGAACATCACCTTTAAAAAGTTTCCCACCATATATAAAGTATATATGATAAATATTAAAAAACTTTATATTGAGATCTGTTTTTATATTGAGATCTCTTAATGCACCTGATCAATATTAAAACATTTATAAATACTCAGTGATATTCTCAGGCCACCATAGAATGTTGGAATCCAAAGTATATATATGCCTTAAATAGACCAAACATTCCAAGGATAGCAAAAACTTTTATTTGCAAAAACTGCGTAGCTAGTTATAAAAAGTTTAAGTCACTGAAATTCTCATGATCATGTATTTTATAGAGAGGAGCCGCTTAAATATAACCATCACGTGCAGTAAAATTCTCCATTAATAAGGTTAATTAGGATGGTTTTGTGGAAAATAATCCAGCTGTATTGATTTGACTTAGTTAAGTTTTGACATATACTATATGAGAAGTGGCAGTGAAAAGGTTAGAGAAAATAGAATAAGTGAATGGAATACAGTTAATTAATTCTACTTACATTTGCATTAGGACATATCGCATTTGCATTTCAACTTATCACATCTGCAATTCTTTTGAAATCAATAGGACATGCTGTTTGGAGTTTGTACATAACTTGACTACTTCATAGTATATATCTTTTACATCTCACAAACACATTTGAAATCCTGACTTCCACTAGGCCACTCTTTGCCATATAAAACACAGTTAAAATTTTTTTATTTCCACTCCatcaataaataaataagattTCAAATGTGTCAACATCAATACAGCTTAATCACAATAAAGATCAGCTTAAGCTCAACTCTTTCATCTCGTGAGAGAGACACCAACTCTCTGTTTCCAACCAAATCACGTACGCTTCTTTTCCTCCTTCAATTCATGCCTAAAAAAGTTAGTATGGTATTTTTTGCTTCCAACACATTGCTTTGTCACCATATTCTGTCCTTTTCTCTAATGGACTTTTTTTACTACGTGCGTACTGATCCCTTAttagtattttctcttctttCCTCACGTAACATCTCAATTACGCTGTTAAAAACCCATAGCTACACTCTATAAATACCTCACCATTTCCCCTTTTCTCTTCAACATTTCTTCCATATCTTCCACCcccagaagaaaaaaaaagaaagatttcCTTCTCTTCTCCTCTCACTTAACTTCACCTTTTCCCGAAACATATATAATTTCTGTGAAACTTGTGGGACATTGCTTCCTCGCTAAACTTCACAATATTTTTTGCTACGGAAAAATCCAATGGCTTGCTTAAACATTGACAAAATGGTTTGTACACTTTTCTATGCTTTCCATTCTAAACTGGCCAACTTCCTATATCTTTAGTTTGATGTTTATTTCAATGCATGGGCGTAAAGatcttcttttttcccttttgtATTTAATTTGTTCCTTTCCCTGTTCATGATAATTTGGATCTTTTTTGCTTTATGATTTCTAATTCTTTCCATCACAATTAAAATGGCCAACTTCGTCTTCTCTAATCGTTTTGATGTTTTTCAAAATGGTCcggttttttttcttcttttttattatgGCTTCTCATTCTCAGATAGTCacgtctttttcttcttcttttttccacaTATGTACATTCCAAAAGTATTAAAAAATTGTTGTTTCGTAAGAATAATTAATATAGTATATTCTGTGTGATGCATGAGTTTCTGTTTCATGTTTATTGCAAATAAAGACGAATTCATAATATACCGCCAAGTAGTTCAGAATTAGAATGATTTTATTATATACTCTTctatacatattttttttttttttatatgtatACATGATCTAGGTCAATATCAATGGGTTCAGTTGAATCCACAGAAACCGTCCTAAATCCATCAAACTGTTCTACTATCTCTAGTCATTGTACCAAGTGATATATATGTTTGGTATTTTCATTTCCAACTTCGCTCTAGAATATGTAATTTAGTAGCattgagaagaagaaaaagccATAAAAATGTTGTCACGGTCTCACGGGAGTCTTGTCATGCTTGACTTGCCGTGTAGGTTTTTTACTAAATACGTAGTAGAAATTCTAGTTCATCGAGAGTCTGCAATAATACTATTTTGCTATATGATGAACTTTCTGTCATGGCTTTAATACGTATAGAAATACTTATAAAGGAGAATTCAAACACGTCAAGTAATATTGTAACTTAGCGAAAGATGTGCTACAATAAAGACAACGTTGTTTGTTGCTTTTAAGACTTCTTAGTTTTCTTAACACAGATAAGAATATCATTTCACTTTAACGTTATAGAAGGACCACACAATACGTCATCCACTGATCCATGTATGTAAATACATACAGCTGGTTGTCTATGCAGGTCGAAGGATAAAAATGGGGACAAACACTGAATCTTGGTGTAGTTTTAGCTTAAGGTTGTTTTGGTAATAAGTAAAGCTAGTAACAGAAGAGTTATTTTCCTATATATAGTAAATCTATTGCAAAAGCATGCTACGTAATTGCCATAATACGCGTCCAAAATAATCAGTAGGAGTTTACGTTTTATTAAGCACTAGCCGTGTAAAAAATAGTTATACAATTGTCCACTTTAAAGCTGTTAAAAGCAGGTAATTTTATATAATATCATTAATGAGTAACTTAGGATAAAAGGTACGTAACTTGTTATACCAAATTAATTTACATTAATAGTATAAAAAATCATTACCTTGTCAGTATATCTTTAACTTAAATCCAATTAACTGGAAAAGTCCAGCAACTTTGTGTTTATGCAGATAATGATAACTCGTTTATATTGCTTTTCTCCTATAGTACAGGTTAAACCAAAAGTAAGAAACTGATTTTCCAATATAGCAAATGGAAAGTAAGAATTATTCCCACATGACGCGAAACGAATAATTGTAGTGTTTAGGACAGCATCTCGTGTGGGTAATTAATATAATTAAACTAGCTAGTTCAAACCAGACAATGGCAGTATAAATGATTCCTTCACAGAGCAGAATAACAGCGTACTGAGTAGTCATAAAATTGTCAATTCATGAATATTCTTTCTTAATTAAGCTGTTGGACGCCTTGGTAAAAACTAAATTAATTACTCCTTATATTCCATCTTAACGGCTAATGCATGTTCTCCCATAATATTTTTACAGTGTCATAAGCCAGAGAATCAAAAAGATGAATACACCTTTGATGGAAGTGTGGATAAGCATGGTCAACCTGCCGTGCGTGCGAGGACTGGGAGGTGGTTTGCTGGTGTTCTCTTACTTGGTAAGCAAATTTTTAATTGATAATCGAATACAAATGATAATATGGAGTAGTAGATCATCATCCAACCGAAATACCAGCTTCTTGCTTGTTACAACTTTAACAGTTATTGAAAAATAActatttcttttatcttttaaatTAATATCAGTGAATCAAGGTCTAGCCACGTTGGCATTCTTTGGTGTTGGAGTCAATCTAGTACTATTTCTGACTAGAGTTATGGGTCAAGACAATGCTGAAGCAGCCAACAATGTGAGCAAGTGGACTGGGACAGTTTATATCTTCTCTCTCTTGGGAGCTTTCCTCAGTGATTCCTATTGGGGAAGATACAAGACTTGTGCTATTTTCCAAGCCATTTTTGTGGCTGTAAGTGAAATGTCTCAATTCACAACTCAAttattatctttaaaatatttaggTACTAATTAAGATTTTGTTCTTGCAGGGAGTGGTTTCACTTTCATTGACTTCATACATTTTCTTAGTCAAGCCTAAAGGTTGCGGAGACGAAAGTAACCCTTGTGGGTCCCACTCGACTATAAGTGTCGCACTCTTCTACGTGTCTATTTACTTAATTGCCCTTGGGAATGGAGGGTATCAGCCTACTATTGCAACATTTGGAGCTGaccaatttgatgaagatcacccTCAAGAGAGTCACTCAAAAGTGGCTTTTTTTAGTTACTTTTACTTGGCATTAAATCTTGGATCTTTGTTCTCAAATACCATCTTAGGCTATTTTGAAGATAAGGGAATGTGGACTTTAGGCTTTTGGGCGTCGGCTGGCTCTGCCATTTTGGCATTAGTATTGTTTCTTATTGGAACACCTAGGTATAGGCACTTTAAACCTACAGGCAACCCTTTGTCAAGGTTTTGTCAAGTGGTTGTGGCTGCTACTAGAAAATGGAAAGTTGAACAACCTATAAGGGGAGATGAACTATATGAGGGTGAAGGACAAGAACCTGCTGAAAATGGAAATAGAAGAATTCTCCATACAGATGGTTTCAAGTAAGTTATTTTAATGAAATTTAGTACTTGCTATTTATTTTATGACActcattcttttttattttccttaAAAAAAAGAATGACACTTTATATCTTACCCTTAATGATATACTCTTAAAGATCATGATATGTTTAAGACCATAAATTCTAATTAGGaaacttaaaatatatattatttttcgcCAGTCAAACACCGTTATATAATAGGCAATGGACGGACTATGTTTTGCATTGTTTTGATATACGATATTATTTGGTTTTGGTATTATAGATTCTTGGATAAAGCAGCTATAATCACATCAAAAGATGGAGAAAACAACCCATGGCGTCTTTGTGCAGTATCTCAAATTGAAGAAGTGAAATGCATATTGAGATTACTTCCAATATGGCTTTGCACAATACTGTATTCAGTAGTGTTTACACAAATGGCCTCTCTGTTTGTGGAACAAGGGGCTGCAATGAAAACAACAGTCTCAGGCTTTCATATTCCTCCAGCAAGCATGTCTAGCTTTGATATTCTCAGTGTTGCAGCATTCATTTTTATCTATAGAAGAGTTCTTGATCCCCTTGTTGCAAGATTAAAGAAGTCTGCTCCAAAAGGATTGACAGAGCTCCAAAGGATGGGAGTTGGACTCATCATTGCTATTATGGCAATGGTAGCAGCAGGAATCGTTGAGCATTTCAGGTATGAGTAATGTGAAATGGGTGAATAAGATTATATTGAATTGATAAACTAGTCAGGTCATAATTTGCCTAAAATTTACTTGGATCAAGATTATCATGATTGTATTTTCATGTGCTAAATTTGATCAGGCTAAAATCCGCGGACAAAGATTGTTCAAGTTGCACGAATTCAAGATCATTAAGTATTTTCTGGCAAGTTCCTCAATATGTACTTATTGGAGCATCAGAAGTATTTATGTATGTGGGACAATTGGAGTTCTTCAATGGACAAGCACCTGATGGATTGAAAAGCTTTGGAAGTGCACTATGCATGACTTCAATTTCACTAGGAAATTATGTCAGCAGCTTATTGGTTTCTATTGTCATGAAAATTTCAACTACTGATAAGATGCCTGGGTGGATACCTGGAAATCTCAACAAGGGTCATTTAGACAGATTCTATTTCCTTTTAGCAGCATTGACAGCAGCTGATTTTTTGGTCTATCTTATTTGTGCTAAATGGTATAAGTACATTAAGTTTGAAGAAAGAAGCATTGAAAAGCTAAATGGAAACAAGCAAGGAGATTTCAAGGTCTAATAAGCTTGGGGAGAGAAAATAAAAGACTCTATGATACCAACTATTTACATTAATAATGACAATTTAGGATTAGAAGAGATATTGTATGATATGTATTTAGTGCAGGGAGACTAGAGAAGCGCATTGTTACTGTTCTCTAAGTTGAGCACAAGATGTTTTGTTGGAATCAATTGATGATGCCTAAATCAATTATATTGATTTTTTGTGACAATTTTTGacttatttattattaatataGAAAGTTAAGATTGGACTAATTTACCTTTTGTAGTATACTCTTTTCTTTAATTAATTTTGTAAATGTTACTTGCTTGGTCATCCTAATTACTATGTAATAGGGGTGGCAATTTGAGCCAAAACCCATTTGACCAGCTCAACTCGTCCAAGGTTGGGCTGATTATTGACCCGCCCATTtgttgaattcaatctatcttcaCCCAACCTATTTCAGTCCATCTAAAGTTGGGCTGATTTTCAGCCCAAATTGATAAATGAGTAATTTtgttaaaataactttaaaatatatttttttggttgGATATGTTATATATAACCACAACAAGAGAAAAAaagtcttatttgataattaaacaattcataagaaaataatagGGAATTTTATAGCTTTACCCACAAAAGCTAAACTAATTATCCTTACCTATCCATTAATTTTTCTACCTACCAAATTAATTATTCTTCCTACCCATTGTACCTTTTGTGGGTAATATTATTAGTGAAAGGAGATATGGGAATCGTGATTGTGGCTATGCTTTCATAAAGTTAAATGGAAAGTCATAAGAGGCTATTGTTAAACCGTGAGATTAAATTGTGCTCGCAGGAGACTATTGTTAAACCCGTCCAAGATTGGGCTAATTATTGACCCGCCCATTTATTGAATTTAGTCTATCTTCACCCAACCTATTTTAGCTCATCTAAAATTGGGCTGATTTTAAGCCCAAATTGATAAATGGATAATTTTtctaaaataactttaaaatatttttttttggttggatatgttatatataatcataacaagagaAAAAAcattttatttgataattaaataattcataagaaaataatagGGAGTTTTATAGTTTTACCCACAAAAGCTAAACTAATTACCCTTACCTACCCATTAGTTTTTCTACCCACCAAACTAATTACTCTTCCTACCCATTATAGCTTTTGTGGGTAATATTATTAGTGAAAGGAGATAGGGGAATCGTGATTGTGGCTATGCTTTCATAAAGTTAAATGGAAAGTCATAAGAGGCTATTGTTAAACCGTGAGATTAAATTATGCCCACAAGAGGCTATTGTTAAACTCGTCCAAGGTTGGGCTAATTATTAACCGTCCATTTGTTGAATTCAGTCTATCTTCACCCAACCCATTTCAGTTCATCTAAAGTTAGGCTGATTTTCAGTCCAAATTGGTGAATGAGTAATTTTgctaaaataactttaaaatatttttttttggttggATATGCTATATATaaccataacaaaagaaaaagagtcttatttgataattaaacaaTTTATAAGAAAATAATAGGGAGTTTTATAGCTTTACCCACAAAAACTAAACTAATTACCCTTACCTACCCATTAGTTTTTCTACCAACTAATTACTCTTCCTACCCATTGTAGCTTTTGTGGGTAATATTATTAGTGAAAGGCGATAGGGGGATCGTGATTGTGGCTATGCTTTCATAAAGTTAAATGGAAAGTCATAAGAGGCTATTGTTAAACCGTGAGATTAAATTATGCCCATAATTTATTCTTGACACATTACATGAGGAGGAGGGAAGCAAGAACTTGAAAAAACCAACAAAAGGTAAAATAGTAGGCTGCCCATAAAAGTTAAGTATCGagaagagagaaataattattattttcatcatctacttctaatacaataaataacatcTCTATGGAATTCCATCTAACACCTCTTTGAAGAAAAACAATTGTAAAAAGTATGAGAACtttgttaaaatatttaaaaaaggatccagttaaaaattttaaaatgacCCAATTATAATATCATATTGTATATTATAACAATATATTATTGTAGTAAACtatataatattgaattatatattatataccaaatagcatacaatatatgaaaataatattttatgttcTTCATTCGACATTATGCTATTACATTAAAATAGTATACTATTTTGGTATATTGTATACTATTACAGTATACTGTTGCAGTATATTGCACATTATTACAATATACCATTAcagtatattatatactataataGTATACAGTTGCATGATAGCTATATACTCCTGCAGTGTATTGTATACTGTAATGATATACTGTTAGGTAACCATGTTC
The DNA window shown above is from Nicotiana tomentosiformis chromosome 8, ASM39032v3, whole genome shotgun sequence and carries:
- the LOC138897325 gene encoding uncharacterized protein: MGWKEGMDRFAVEKETALSQLSLTESQLRGVKEKCSIQAKKIEELEARLASDLAKAKYEAEKAKAKAEEIMAVYWADAEAAQVQAREAAETAQTRAYWIAEIAKHQSHKETLEEIHARGFNLSYEIKKAREHETKAAVLASEDDDDEDESKSEYERGEDLDGEETSLGGNQEP
- the LOC104101313 gene encoding protein NRT1/ PTR FAMILY 7.3-like; this translates as MACLNIDKMCHKPENQKDEYTFDGSVDKHGQPAVRARTGRWFAGVLLLVNQGLATLAFFGVGVNLVLFLTRVMGQDNAEAANNVSKWTGTVYIFSLLGAFLSDSYWGRYKTCAIFQAIFVAGVVSLSLTSYIFLVKPKGCGDESNPCGSHSTISVALFYVSIYLIALGNGGYQPTIATFGADQFDEDHPQESHSKVAFFSYFYLALNLGSLFSNTILGYFEDKGMWTLGFWASAGSAILALVLFLIGTPRYRHFKPTGNPLSRFCQVVVAATRKWKVEQPIRGDELYEGEGQEPAENGNRRILHTDGFKFLDKAAIITSKDGENNPWRLCAVSQIEEVKCILRLLPIWLCTILYSVVFTQMASLFVEQGAAMKTTVSGFHIPPASMSSFDILSVAAFIFIYRRVLDPLVARLKKSAPKGLTELQRMGVGLIIAIMAMVAAGIVEHFRLKSADKDCSSCTNSRSLSIFWQVPQYVLIGASEVFMYVGQLEFFNGQAPDGLKSFGSALCMTSISLGNYVSSLLVSIVMKISTTDKMPGWIPGNLNKGHLDRFYFLLAALTAADFLVYLICAKWYKYIKFEERSIEKLNGNKQGDFKV